DNA sequence from the Thiobacillus sp. SCUT-2 genome:
GCGGGTGTTCATCTCGATGAAGTAGAACTCGCCGTTCTCGTACAGGAACTCGAATGTGCCGGCACCGCGGTAGCCGATCTTGCGGCAGGCCTCGGCGCAGCGCTCGCCGATCTTGTCGCGGAGCTTGGGATCGAGGCCGGGGGCGGGGGCCTCCTCCAGCACCTTCTGGTGGCGGCGCTGCATCGAGCAGTCGCGCTCGCCGAGGTGCACCGCATTGCCGTGCTCGTCGGCCAGCACCTGGATCTCGATGTGGCGCGGGGTCTGGAGGAATTTCTCCATGTAGACCATGGGGTTGCCGAAGGCGGAGCCGGCCTCCGTTCGCGTCATGGTGACGGCGTTCAACAGCGCGGCCTCGGTGTGCACGACGCGCATGCCGCGGCCGCCGCCGCCGCCGGCCGCCTTGATGATGACCGGGTAGCCGATGGCGCGTCCGATTTTCAGGATCTCGTCGGGATCGTCCGGCAGCGCGCCGTCGGAGCCGGGCACGCACGGCACCTTGGCTTCGATCATCGCCTGCTTGGCGGCGACCTTGTCGCCCATCAGGCGGATGTTGTCCGGGCGCGGACCGATGAAGGTGAAGCCGGACGATTCCACGCGCTCGGCGAAATCGGCGTTTTCCGAGAGGAAGCCGTAGCCGGGGTGGATCGCGCCGGCGTCGGTGACTTCGGCGGCGGCGATGATCGACGGCACGTGCAGGTAGCTCTGGGTCGACGGCGCCGGTCCGATGCAGACCGACTCGTCGGCCAGCTTGACGTACTTGGCCTCGCGGTCGGCTTCGGAATATACGGCGACCGTCTTGATGCCCATCTCGCGGCAGGCGCGCTGGATTCTCAAGGCGATTTCGCCGCGGTTGGCGATCAGGATCTTTTCAAACATGGGCATGCTCAGATGAGATGAGAGGCGGTGAGCAGGGCAATGGACGAAAACGCCTCACGCCCTCGCGTCCATGGCTCACCCGATGACAAACAGCGGCTCGCCGTATTCGACCGGCTGGCCGTTCTCGACCAGGATCGCCTTGACGACGCCGGACTGGTCGGCCTCGATCTCGTTGAGGAGCTTCATCGCCTCGATGATGCACAGCGTGTCGCCGGCGGAGACGGTCTGGCCCACCTCGCAGAACACCTTGGCGCCGGGAGCCGGGGCGCGATAGAAGGTGCCGACCATGGGCGAGCGGACCACGTGCCCCTCGGGCACGGCTTCCTCGGCGGCGGCCGCCGCCGGCGCGGCGGCAGGCACGGCCGCCTGGATGATCTGCGGCGGCGGCGCCATCATCATCGGCGCACCGGCGATGCTCTTGGCGATGCGGACTTTTTCCTCGCCCTCGGTGATTTCCAGTTCGGCGATGCCGGAGGCTTCGACCAGATCAATGAGCTTTTTGAGTTTTCTGAGATCCATGGGGCGTCCTGTTTTGGAGATGGCGCAGCGCATATTCCAGCGCCAGTTCGTAGCCGTGTGCCCCCAGACCGGAGACCACGCCGACGGCCAGGTCGGAGAAATACGAATGATGGCGGAAGGCTTCGCGCGCGTAGATGTTGGAAAGGTGAACCTCGACGAACGGGATGGCAACCGCCGCCAGCGCGTCGCGCAGCGCGACGCTGGTGTGCGTGTACGCTGCCGGATTGATGATGATGAAGTCGACCGCGTCGAGGGCCGCCTGATGGATGCGATCGATCAGGGCCCCTTCATGATTGTGCTGATAGGTTTCGACCTGGGCGCCGGCCGTTTCCCCACGCGCGACCAGCGCGCGATTGATGTCGTCGAGCGTGGCGAGGCCGTAGTGCTTGGGCTCGCGGCTTCCCAGCAGGTTGAGGTTGGGGCCGTGCAGAACCAGCACGTGCGGGCGCAGACTCGGGACCGGTTTGGCCGCGGTGCGGCCGGTTCGCTTGGTGGTCATGGCGGCGAAGTTTGCCGTAAATGGAGGTAAATTGTCCAGATATTGACGCTAACTGGCAATTATGCGCCGTACTGGCGCAAGCTTGCCTCGAGCGTGGCGCGCGGCAGCCGGCCCAGATGGCTCAGCACCACCTTGCCATCCCGATCGAGCACGATCGTGTAGGGAAGCGCCCCCTGGGTGTCGCCGAGCTGTCGCGCCAGTTCCTGGGCCGCGCCTTCGCCGATCAGGATCGGGTAGGAGACGGATACCTGCTGCAGGAATTGCCTGACGTTGGCCGCCGTGTCGACCGCGATGCCGACGAATTCGACGCCATGCGGCTCGAATTGCGCCCGCAGCGCGACAAAATCCGGAATTTCATCACGGCAGGGGGCGCACCAGCTGGCCCAGAAGTTCAGCACGACGACCCGTCCGCGCCACTGCGACAGGGGCTGCGCGCGGCCCTGGAGATCCGGGAAGGCGAGCTGCCACATTGCCATGGCCGCGGTCGCGGGCGGGGAGGGGGCGTAGTGCCCGCGCGCCAGCCATACGCCCGCGGCGAGCGCGGCTGCCGCCAGCGGAAGCGCCAGCCAGTTTCTTCTTCTCATGCGATGGCGCCGTCGCCGCCTCACCCCGCGAGCGGGGCGAGGCTCGGCTCAGACGGTGCGGAACGCCCGGCGGGGCAGAAGCACGGGGCCATGGGGCGGTGGCTCAAAGCGTGCCGTAGGAGTGCAGGCCCGACAGGAACATGTTGACGCCGAGGAAGGCGAAGGTGGTGACGATCAGGCCCGTCAGCGCCCACCAGGCGAGCATCGGCCCGCGCAGGCCCTTGACCAGGCGGATGTGCAGCCAGGCGGCATAGTTCAGCCACACGATCAGCGCCCAGGTTTCCTTCGGATCCCACGACCAGTAGCCGCCCCAGGCCTCGGCGGCCCACATGGCGCCGAGAATCGTCGCGATGGTGAAGAAGGCGAAGCCGATCGCGATCGCCTTGTACATGACGTCGTCGAGCACCTCGAGGCGCGGCAGCCGGCTCGCCAGAATGCCACGGCTTGCCAGCAGGTAGGCGGCGCCGAGCATCGCGGCGATCGAGAACGAACCGTAGCCGATGAAGTTGGCGGGGACGTGCAGCTTCATCCACCAGGACTTGAGCGCCGGCACCAGCGGCTGGATCGTCGAGGCGCCGCGGTCGAAGGTGTACCAGAGGATGAAGCCGACCGCGGCGGAGATCACCAGCAGCACGAAGGCACCCATCTGGCGGGTCTGGTAGCGCGCCTCGTAATAGAGGTAGAGCATCGCGGTGATCAGGCAGAACAGCACGAAGACTTCGTACAGGTTGGACACCGGGATGTGGCCGACGTCGGTGCCGATCAGGTAGGACTCGTACCAGCGCACCATCAGGCCGATGAAACCCATCGCCACGGCCGACCAGGTCATCGCGCTGGCCGTCCTCATCGTGAACTCGGACCGGCCCAGCAGGCCGCCCCAGTAGGTCAGGGTGGCGAGGCCGAACAGGGCGCACATCCACATGATGGCCGCCTGGCTCGAAATCAGGTACTTGAGGAAGAAGGCCTGCTCCATCCGCGTCAGGTCGTCGTGGTACTGGCTGATGGCGAACAGGCTGACGGCGCCGACCACGATGAACAGGACGCGGAACGGCTTCCAGAACCAGCCGAACACGGCGAGGGCGGGGATCGCGGCCAGCAGGATGCCCTTTTCGTACAGGTCCATGTACTCGCCGAAGCGCGACAGGGCGAACAGCCCGCCGGCGGCGACGATGACCGCGAACAGCCAGTCGAACCAGGACAGGCGCTTGAACAGCGGGGCGGGTTGATTGAGGGCAAGTTCCATGGTGAGTCCTCCGGGTTACTTCGCGAGCGTGTCGAGCGCCTGCGCGTGTCGGGTGAATTCCTTCTCGAAGTCGATCGTATGCTTCGCCGACGACATCGCGAGCAGGGCGTTGCCGGGCTTGATGCGGAGCCAGACCCGGCGCTCGCGCACGTAAAGCATGAAGAATACGCCGAGTGTCAGCAAAAGCGAACCGAAGTAGACGACGTTCTTGCCTGGCGAACGGGTCAACTGCAGGCCGCTTGCCTTGACCTCGTCGTAGCTCATGAGTTGCAGATAAAGCGGCGCGCCGTAGACGAACATGTCACTGATGCTGTTGAGGGTATCGCGCACCAGCCAGCCGGTCGCGTCGTCAGTCTTCGGCGGCGGCAGGTTGGCCTGGCGGTCGGCGATTTTCAGCGCCTCGAAGCCCGCGAGCTCGAGGATGCGCAGATAAGTGCCTGCCGCCTTCTCGCGTTCGGCCGCCGGTACCTTCTCCTCGATGAACTTGCCCAGGGGCTGGAATCCGCCCTGCGCGAACAGGCCCAGCACCTGCTCGGCGCTGCGGGTGAGCTTGCTCTCGATCTCGGTACCCCACGCGTTCGCCGGCAGCGCCTGGTGCGCGAAGGCCGCCGCGATTTCGGGGCGCAGGTCCGGATTCAGCAGGGCGCCGCGCAGGCGCATGAAGGTCTCGAGATTGCCGTCGGCGTCGAGCGGCATGCGCAGATAGCGGAACGGCTCGTTGGGGGCGTCGCGCACGCCGGACATCATGTACCAGCGCCCGTCGAGCTCCATCGGCAGCATGTAGTTGCTGAATTCGCGTGCCTGGCCGCGCGCATCGCGCAGCTTGTACTGGAAGCTGGGGCCGACGTTGCGCAGCTCGCGCTTGTCGCTGGCCGGGTTGCCGCCGAGCACGCTCATCGCGTCGCGCACCGCGGGGGTGTCGCCCATGTTCTCGACGTTGAAGGGGCGGAAATCCACGAACTCGAGTGTCGAATCGCCGGCCGTGCTGGTCAGCGTGGCCGTCTGGTGGATCGTGCCCTTGATCGGGAAGGACGAATCCGTCGGCGCGAACAGGTTCCACGCGCGCAGGTTCAGGTGCGTGCCGCCGTCGGCGAAGCTGGCCTGGTAGATCGCGATGCCGTCCTGGATCAGCGGATGGTTGACCGCGATGGTCGCCTCGCGGATCTTCTTGCCGGAACGGTCGAAGATCTCGATGTCGCTTTCGAAGTTCTTCGGCTGTCCGGTCGTGTAATGCTCGATGCGGAACTGCTTGAGCCCGATCGTGAAGGGCAGGTCCTGTACCAGATAGCCGTCGGCCACGTTCAGGAAGACGACGTCGGCGCTGGAGCCCTCGGGAATCTGCACGCTGCCGCGGAACGAGGGGTTGGACGGCGACAGCCGGGAAATCGGCGGCACCTGGCTCTGCGGGATGTCGCGCGTTTCGATCTTCTTGTAGCCGAGCAGCTGCTGTACCTTGAACACCAGATTGCCGTCCATCAGTCCGCCGATGCAGATCAGGACGATTGCCGAGTGCGCGAGGAAATAGCCGAGGCGGTTCCAGCTGCCGGCCTTGGCCGCGAGCAGCACGCCGTCTTCGCGCGGCAGGTTCTTCACCTTGTAGCCCTGGCCCTCCAGGTAGCGCTGTGCATTGGCGGCGAGCGTCGCCGGAGGCAGGGTCGTGTCGACTTCGTGCTTGTGCTTGAACGCGTTCAGCGACTGCTCGCTGACATGCTCGCGGAAGCTCTTCATTTCACGCGCGAAATTGGGCGCGTTGCGGTAGATGCAGACGCTCGTCGACACCACCAGGAAGGTCAGGATCACCAGGAACCAGGCGGCGTGGTAGACGTCGTAGAGCCCCAGTTTCTCGAACGCCTCGAACCAGAATGGACCGAACTGGATCAGGTAATTGCTGTACGGCTCGGCCTGCTTCAATACCGTCCCGATGATGGAGGCGATCGCAAGAATGGAGAGCAGGCTGATGGCAAACCGCATCGAGCTCAGCAGCTCGAACACGGCTTTTCCGAAGGATGGGGGGGAGGAATTCATGAGGGGGCGCAATACCCTGAAGGCACAATTGAAAAAGGGTGACTTGCGTCACCCTTTCATCGACCCGGAGGCGGTCAATAAGTTTAACGCAGGCCCTGAATATAAGCGGCCACGGCTTTCATGTCAGCATCCGTCAGCTTCGCGGCGATGGTGCGCATCATCTTGGCGCCGTCGTTTGCGCGGGTGCCGAGGCGGAAGTTGTTCAGCTGGGCGTACACGTAATCGGCGTGCTGGCCCGCGAGGCGCGGGAACTGCACCGGGATGCCCTTGCCCTGGGGGCCGTGGCACGAGGCACAGGCCGGCACGCCGGCACCCTGGACGCCGCCGCGGAAGATCTTCTCGCCGACGAGCGCCAGGTCCTTGTCCTTGGAAGTGCCCGGCTTGGGCTGCTGCGCGCTGAAGTAGGCAGCCAGGTTCAGCATGTCCTGCGGGGAAAGGCTGGCAACCATGCCGCTCATGACCGCGTTCTTGCGGTTTCCGGATTTGAAGTCATTCAGCTGCTTGTTGATGTACTCGGCGTTCAGCCCGGCCAGCTTGGGGTTGGTCGCGACGGTGCTGTTTCCGTCCGCCGCGTGGCAGCCTGCACAAACCTGATTGACGATGCTTTCCGCCGCCTTCGGGTCGCCTTTGCTGGCCGGGGCCGCGGCGGGTTCGTTGGCAAAAGCGGAGGTGGCGGCCAGGGCGGCGACCAGTGAGACGACGAGTTTCATCAAAAGCTCCTGAAGCTTGCAAAACTTGGGAAAAAAGGTAGTTTAGCGGCAACTAATATGACTGCCAAGCCCGTGCTCAACCGCGCTCAATTCCACACTTCGGTCGCCCAGCTGCGCGATTTGCCCTACAGCCGCGCCGAGGTTGCGTTCGCCGGACGCTCGAACGCCGGAAAGTCAAGCGCAATCAATCTCTTAACTCGAAAGAACCGGCTTGCTTTCACGTCCAAGACCCCTGGGCGGACGCAGCTTATCAATTTCTTCGTGCTCGAGCCGGACACCTACCTGGTCGACCTGCCCGGC
Encoded proteins:
- the accC gene encoding acetyl-CoA carboxylase biotin carboxylase subunit, producing MFEKILIANRGEIALRIQRACREMGIKTVAVYSEADREAKYVKLADESVCIGPAPSTQSYLHVPSIIAAAEVTDAGAIHPGYGFLSENADFAERVESSGFTFIGPRPDNIRLMGDKVAAKQAMIEAKVPCVPGSDGALPDDPDEILKIGRAIGYPVIIKAAGGGGGRGMRVVHTEAALLNAVTMTRTEAGSAFGNPMVYMEKFLQTPRHIEIQVLADEHGNAVHLGERDCSMQRRHQKVLEEAPAPGLDPKLRDKIGERCAEACRKIGYRGAGTFEFLYENGEFYFIEMNTRVQVEHPVTELITGIDIVQTQIRVAAGETLPWKQKDIQFRGHAIECRINAEHPTTFVPSPGRLTNYHAPGGPGIRVDSHVYHGYYVPPHYDSMIGKVIAYGDTRDQAIARMRGALVEMVVEGIQSNIPLHQELMNDAAFMAGGTSIHYLEHKLAGEKG
- the accB gene encoding acetyl-CoA carboxylase biotin carboxyl carrier protein, with product MDLRKLKKLIDLVEASGIAELEITEGEEKVRIAKSIAGAPMMMAPPPQIIQAAVPAAAPAAAAAEEAVPEGHVVRSPMVGTFYRAPAPGAKVFCEVGQTVSAGDTLCIIEAMKLLNEIEADQSGVVKAILVENGQPVEYGEPLFVIG
- the aroQ gene encoding type II 3-dehydroquinate dehydratase, producing MTTKRTGRTAAKPVPSLRPHVLVLHGPNLNLLGSREPKHYGLATLDDINRALVARGETAGAQVETYQHNHEGALIDRIHQAALDAVDFIIINPAAYTHTSVALRDALAAVAIPFVEVHLSNIYAREAFRHHSYFSDLAVGVVSGLGAHGYELALEYALRHLQNRTPHGSQKTQKAH
- a CDS encoding TlpA family protein disulfide reductase; translated protein: MRRRNWLALPLAAAALAAGVWLARGHYAPSPPATAAMAMWQLAFPDLQGRAQPLSQWRGRVVVLNFWASWCAPCRDEIPDFVALRAQFEPHGVEFVGIAVDTAANVRQFLQQVSVSYPILIGEGAAQELARQLGDTQGALPYTIVLDRDGKVVLSHLGRLPRATLEASLRQYGA
- the ccsB gene encoding c-type cytochrome biogenesis protein CcsB — protein: MELALNQPAPLFKRLSWFDWLFAVIVAAGGLFALSRFGEYMDLYEKGILLAAIPALAVFGWFWKPFRVLFIVVGAVSLFAISQYHDDLTRMEQAFFLKYLISSQAAIMWMCALFGLATLTYWGGLLGRSEFTMRTASAMTWSAVAMGFIGLMVRWYESYLIGTDVGHIPVSNLYEVFVLFCLITAMLYLYYEARYQTRQMGAFVLLVISAAVGFILWYTFDRGASTIQPLVPALKSWWMKLHVPANFIGYGSFSIAAMLGAAYLLASRGILASRLPRLEVLDDVMYKAIAIGFAFFTIATILGAMWAAEAWGGYWSWDPKETWALIVWLNYAAWLHIRLVKGLRGPMLAWWALTGLIVTTFAFLGVNMFLSGLHSYGTL
- a CDS encoding cytochrome c biogenesis protein ResB, with amino-acid sequence MNSSPPSFGKAVFELLSSMRFAISLLSILAIASIIGTVLKQAEPYSNYLIQFGPFWFEAFEKLGLYDVYHAAWFLVILTFLVVSTSVCIYRNAPNFAREMKSFREHVSEQSLNAFKHKHEVDTTLPPATLAANAQRYLEGQGYKVKNLPREDGVLLAAKAGSWNRLGYFLAHSAIVLICIGGLMDGNLVFKVQQLLGYKKIETRDIPQSQVPPISRLSPSNPSFRGSVQIPEGSSADVVFLNVADGYLVQDLPFTIGLKQFRIEHYTTGQPKNFESDIEIFDRSGKKIREATIAVNHPLIQDGIAIYQASFADGGTHLNLRAWNLFAPTDSSFPIKGTIHQTATLTSTAGDSTLEFVDFRPFNVENMGDTPAVRDAMSVLGGNPASDKRELRNVGPSFQYKLRDARGQAREFSNYMLPMELDGRWYMMSGVRDAPNEPFRYLRMPLDADGNLETFMRLRGALLNPDLRPEIAAAFAHQALPANAWGTEIESKLTRSAEQVLGLFAQGGFQPLGKFIEEKVPAAEREKAAGTYLRILELAGFEALKIADRQANLPPPKTDDATGWLVRDTLNSISDMFVYGAPLYLQLMSYDEVKASGLQLTRSPGKNVVYFGSLLLTLGVFFMLYVRERRVWLRIKPGNALLAMSSAKHTIDFEKEFTRHAQALDTLAK
- a CDS encoding c-type cytochrome, encoding MKLVVSLVAALAATSAFANEPAAAPASKGDPKAAESIVNQVCAGCHAADGNSTVATNPKLAGLNAEYINKQLNDFKSGNRKNAVMSGMVASLSPQDMLNLAAYFSAQQPKPGTSKDKDLALVGEKIFRGGVQGAGVPACASCHGPQGKGIPVQFPRLAGQHADYVYAQLNNFRLGTRANDGAKMMRTIAAKLTDADMKAVAAYIQGLR